In the Neisseria sp. KEM232 genome, ACGCAGTATCGTCGAGTTCCAACAATCTGCGTACCTGCGCGTAAGTCAGTTTGGTTTTTTTATACGGCTCGTCCATCAGCTTGGCACGCTCGGAATCAGTCAGCGGCCGCTCGCTGCCCTGATCCAAAATCCGCAGATTGTTGAGCTTGGTCAGCCAGACAAAGCGTTCGGCCGAATAGGTATTTTTAGCGGCCTTGTATTCTTCAGGTTCAAACGTACAGCGGCCGAGCATTTTTTGCACCGCATCGCCCGAAAGCGCGGCGCGTTGCGTCATCAGCAAATCTTCCACGCCTGTCAAAAGGCCGTCTGAAATATAAGGATTGCCGTATTCTTTTTGTTTTTCAAACAGCAAAACCAATTCCGCCTGCACATCCTTGCGGTTGAACGTGTGCGAATAATCGCCGCGCTGGTTGCGGATATGGCCGCTTTCTTTTTCAAATTTGTTTACCGCCAATTCCGCCGGCGTGCGGAAATCTCCGCCCTGCAAGGCTTCGCTGTTGGCCGCCACACCCGACAGCAGCGCGCCCAATTCCTTATCGCTGCTGTTCCGTTCGTTTTTACGCTGCGACAAATAGCCGCGATGCTTCACCATATGCAGCAACACTGCCGCCCACTCCAAAGGCATCAGTTTGCGGCTTAACGCATCCACGCGAAGCTGCCACGGATTGACGGGCAGATTTTCGACCAAACCGTGCGCGTCAAAATCGGCCGCCTGCAACATGCCCTCGCGTTTGAGCAAACGCCGCGCCCGCAGCATACGGTGCGCCCGCCTGCGGATCATGCGCCGCACGCTGCGCGCCAGCCGCCGCGCCGCCGCAGGCGATTCGCCCGTTTTCGGCACTTCGGCACGGTCAAACGTACGCACACCCACGTCAATCAAACGGTAAGGCAGGACGTCTGAATCGGTTTCGACCACCGCCCAACCTACCGAGGCGATGCCGATGTCCAAGCCCAAAATGTAATTCAATGGTTTCAAAGTAAATGGCGCCATAATGTGTCTCGCTTAGTTATTAATGAAAATTAACACAATATATTATTAACAGGGTTTGTGTAAATCTTTTCTTGACATTTCCGACACCGCAAACTAAGATTTCGCCTATTGTTGCACAGCGAAATGAGAGACGTTGCTACAATAAGGCCGTCTGAAAAGATGTGCCGTAACGCTCTGCCCCTTAAAACTCCGGTTTTAAGGGGCATCGTTTTTTGTTTGTCGAATCCCTTCCCCCTGTCGGCAAAAGGCCGTCTGAAAACCCCTTTCGGGTTTTCAGACGGCCTTTTGCCATTCGGGCGTTTTCAGAAACGTCGTTCCCGCGAAGGCGGGAGCGGCCTTTACACGCCCAAGAACCAGAATTTCGCCGCCCACAAAACGGCGACCAGCCACACCATCGGCGGTACGTCTTTGGCACGGCCGCACAGGAGTTTGATGGCGGCGTAGCTGATAAAGCCCATGGCGATGCCGTCGGCGATGGAGTAGGTGAAGGGCATGAAGACGATGGTGACGAAGGCGGGGGCGGCTTCGGTCATGTCTTCCCAGTCGATTTCCAGCACCGAGCGCAGCATGTGGATGCCGATATAAAGCAGGGCGGGGGCGGTGGCGAAGGCGGGGACGGTTTGCGCCAGCGGCGAGAACCACAGGCAGGCGAGCATCAGGACGCCGACGGTTACGGCGGTGAGGCCGGTGCGCCCGCCCGCTGCCACGCCCGCCGCGCTTTCGACATAGGGGGTGACGGACGACGTACCCATCGCCGCGCCGGCGACGATGGCGGTGGAGTCGGCCAAGAGGGCGCGTTTGAGGCGCGGCAGCTTGCCGTCTACCAAAAGGCCGGCGCGGTGCGTCGTGCCGATGAGGGTGCCGGTGCTGTCGAAGAGGTCGACTAGAAAGAACACGAAGATAACGGCGACCATGCTGCCGTGGAACAGGCCGTTAAAGTCCATTTGCAGCAGGGTGGGTTGGATGCTGGGGATGGCGGAAACAATGCCTTTGAATTCGGCCTGCCCGAGGGCGATGCCGAGCAGGGTGACGGCGAGAATGCCGATGATGATGGCACCGCGCACGCGGAAATAGTCGAGAAAAATGATAAGAAAAAAGCCGAGCATGGCCAGCAGCACCGGCCAGTTGGGGCTTTTGCCGCCGTTTTCGCCGAGGATGTAAACGTCGCTCATTTTGACCAGGGTGGCGTCGCTGGACACGATGACACCGGCGTTTTTCAGGGCGATAAGGGCGAGGAACAGGCCGATACCGGCGGCGATGGCCATTTTCAGGCTCATCGGCAGGGCGTTGACCAGCATTTCGCGCAGTTTGAAAAAGCTGAACAATAAGAAGATGATGCCCGACACGAACACGGCAGCCAAAGCCACCTGCCAGGGCACGCCCATGCCTTTGACGACGGCGTAGGTGAAGTAGGCGTTCAGCCCCATGCCGGGGGCGAGGGCGATGGGGTAGTTGGCCGCCAGCCCCATCACGAAGCAGCCGATGGCGGCGGAGATGCAGGTGGCGACGAACACCGCGCCGAAGTCCATGCCCGCCTGCGACAGGGTGAGCGGGTTGACGATGACGATGTAGCACATGGTCAGGAAGGTGGTGATGCCCGCCATGATTTCCGTGCGTACGCCGGTGTTGTGTGCGGAAAGCCCGAAGAGGCGTTCGAGCAGGCTGTTTGCCGGTTTGTCCATAGTTTTAAGAAAATTTAAGTTGGGTAAAAAGGGGCGGCATTATAAACGAATTGTGTACAAAGACAGGCCGTCTGAAAGGTTTTCAGACGGCCTCTTTACAATCTTGTCGGCTATTTCCGACAACCGTGTTCCAACATCGTCACAAACTGCGCCAAATCCTGCGGCAACGGTGCTTTGAGTACGAGTTTTTCGCCCGTGAGCGGGTGGTCGATGTGCAGCTCGCTGGCGTGCAGAAACATCCGTTTCAGGCCGAGTTTTTGTAGGCGGCGGTTGGCCTGATAGTCGCCGTAGCGTTCGTCGCCCGCAATCGGGCAGCCTTGCGACTGCATATGGACGCGGATTTGGTGGGTGCGGCCGGTTTTGAGCGTGGCTTCAACCAGCGTGAGCCGCGACAGGCCGACCTGGTGCAGCAGGCCGTCTGAAAAGCGGTTGAGAACGCGGAATACGGTGTGCGCGCTTTGGCCTTCTTCGCTCACGCGCACCATTTTTTCGCCCTGCGCGCCGGTGTATTTCAAAAGCGGCAGTTTCACATGAAAGCGGTCGTTTGCAAGACCGCCGACGCCGAGGGCGAAATAGGTTTTTTTCGGGTGGTTGCTGCGGATGGCTTCGTGCAGCTTCACCAATGCGCTGCGTTTTTTGGCAATCATCAGCAGGCCGCTGGTATCTTTGTCGAGGCGGTGGACGAGTTCCAGATAGCGCGCCTCGGGTCGGGCGCGGCGCAGCTGCTCGATTACGCCGAAGCTCACGCCGCTGCCGCCGTGCACCGCCACGCCCGCCGGTTTGTCGATGACCAAGAGCGCGTCGTCTTCGTAAACGGTGTCAAACTCACGCGCGGGCGCGTCCTGCCCCTTTTCAGACGGCCTCTCCTTTTCAGCCGTGCGCACCGGCGGAATGCGGACAATGTCGCCCGCCGCAATGCGGCTGTCGGGCTTGCAGCGTTTTTTGTTCAGCCGCACTTCACCCGCGCGGATAATGCGGTGGATATGGCTCTTGGGTACGCCTTTGAGGATTTTTATCAGATAGTTGTCAAGGCGTTGCCCCGCTTCGTTTTCGCCCACGGCGGCCCGGCTGACTGAATTTTTGCTTATCGGCTGCATTTTCTCTTATAATCTGCGCCGTTTTGCCCGAGGGCAAAACGTATTAAAAAAGCGATTCTATTAATTAAAAACGTACTCTGCAAAGCATTTCCTTCCCGCCCGTGCAAGACAGCGGCGCGAAGGCCGTGATTAAGTTCGGATCACACTGCCGACCCGTTTTGGCATAAGACGACAGGCTCCCGCCGCGCCGCACAAAACACCGCAAACAGGCAGACGACAAGATAACAAGAAGACGCCGGCTCCGTCCGGCGGCAGACCCTCCGATGCCGCACCGACACGGTGCGCGCTGCGCCGGTTTTACCGGCGCCGTTCTTTAACCGCCTTCTTTCATCCACCCGAAAGCCGCACCGGCCGTTTTCAGACGGCCTCATCCGCTGCGGCACACCGTCCGAAAACTGATTACGCGCTTCGTGGGTACCAACAAGGCAGGCCGTCTGAAACACGCCCGCCCGCAAGGTCAATCATCATGAAACGTATGTTGTTTAACGCCACGCAGGCCGAAGAGCTGCGCGTGGCCATCGTCGACGGGCAGAACCTGCTCGATCTCGACATCGAAACGCTGGGCAAAGAACAGCGCAAAGGCAATATCTACAAAGGCGTCATCACCCGCATCGAGCCCTCGCTCGAAGCGTGCTTTGTCGATTACGGCACCGACCGCCACGGCTTTCTGCCCTTCAAAGAAGTTTCCCGCTCCTATTTCCAAGACTACGAAGGCGGCAAAGCCCGCATCCAAGACGTGCTCAAAGAAGGCATGCAGGTCATCGTACAGGTGGAAAAAGACGAACGCGGCAACAAAGGCGCGGCGCTCACCACCTTCATCTCACTGGCCGGCCGCTATCTGGTCTTGATGCCCAACAACCCGCGCGGCGGCGGCGTCTCCCGCCGCATCGAAGGCGAAGAGCGGCAGGAACTCAAAGACGCAATGGCCGAACTCAACGTGCCGCGCGGCATGAGCCTTATCGCCCGCACCGCCGGCATCGGCCGCAGCGTCGAAGAGCTGCAATGGGATTTCGACTACCTGCTCAAACTGTGGCACGCCATCGAAGAAGCAGGCAACGCCCACCAAGAACCCTACCTGCTCTTTATGGAAAGCTCGCTGCTCATCCGCGCCATCCGCGACTACTTCCGCCCCGACATCGGCGAAATCCTGGTCGACAACGCCGAAGTGCACGCCGAAATTTCCGAATTCATGTCCTACGTCATGCCGGCCAACACAGGCCGTCTGAAACTCTATCAGGACCACACCCCCCTCTTCTCCCGCTTCCAAATCGAGCACCAAATCGAAAGCGCCTTCTCGCGCAGCGTCAGCCTGCCCTCCGGCGGCGCCATCGTCATCGACCACACCGAAGCCCTCGTTTCCATCGACGTCAACTCCGCCCGCGCCACCCGCGGCGCCGACATCGAAGACACCGCCTTCAAAACCAATATGGAAGCGGCCGAAGAAGTCGCCCGCCAAATGCGCCTGCGCGACCTCGGCGGCCTGGTCGTCATCGACTTCATCGACATGGAAAACCCCAAACACCAGCGCGACGTCGAAAACACCCTGCGCGACGCCCTGAAAAAAGACCGCGCCCGCGTGCAGATGGGCAAACTCTCCCGCTTCGGCCTGCTCGAACTCTCCCGCCAGCGCCTCAAACCTGCCCTCGGCGAATCCAGCCACACCGCCTGCCCGCGCTGCGCCGGCACCGGCGTCATCCGCGGCATCGAATCCACCGCCCTGCACGTGCTGCGCATCATTCAGGAAGAAGCGATGAAGGACAACACCGGCGAAGTGCACGCCCAAGTACCCGTCGACGTCGCCACCTTCCTGTTAAACGAAAAACGCGCCGAACTCTTCGCCATGGAAGAGCGCCTCGACGTCAGCGTCATGCTGATTCCCAACATCCGTCTGGAAAACCCGCACTACGAAATCAGCCGCATCCGCACCGACGACATCGAAGAAGACGGCGAACCGAGCTACAAACAGGTTTCCGTACCCAAAGCCGACGAAAACGCCAAACCCTTCGGCGGCGAGCGCGTCAAAGCCGCCCGCCCCGAGCCCGCCGTCAAAGGCGTGAAACACACCCAGCCCGCCCCCGTTGCCGCCGAAGAGCCAAGCAGCTGGTGGGACAAATTCAAAAGCTGGTTCAAAGGACTCTTCGGCGACACCCCCGCCGCCGAGCCGCAGCCGCAGGAGCGCAAACGCACCTCCGGCAGCCGCCGCCCGCAAAACCGCCGCCGCAGCGGCAACCGCAGCCAGACGGCACGCAGCGCGCAGGCCAAAGCACAGGACGAAGGCGAAACCGACGGCGAAACAGGCGACAGCGGCAGCGACAAAGCCGACAAAAACGGCCGCAGCGGCAAACGCGGCAGCGGCGCAAACAGCCGCAATGCCGACAACCGCCGCAGCGAAAGCGCACCCGCCGAAACCGAAAGCGAAACCCCGCGCGGCGAAAATGCCGCCGCAGGCGAAAAACGCGACAGCCGCAAACGCGGCAAACGCGGCGGCGAAGCCGAATCCGTAACGGAAAACGCACCCGCCGCCCTGATGCAGGCACAGGACGAAAGGCCGTCTGAAAACGCCGCAGCACCGCAGGACAACGCAGCAGACAGCGGACAAAACGGCAACGCGTCCGCACAAAGCGACAACCGCCGCAACCCGCGCGGCCGCAACCAAGAGCGCGGCAGCCGCAACCGCAACGGCCAAAACGGCAGCCGCCGCAACGAGAAAAAACGCAACATCCCCTCCGCCGCCAAAATCGAGCAGTATCTGATGATCGACGAAGCCGCAGGCCGCGTACTCGATGCCGTGGCGCACGTTTTCGGCGAAACCCGCCCCGCCGCCCCCCTGCCGCAGAACAGCAGCGACAAACCGCTGGTCATCACCATCCCCGCGCCGCAGGACGACGCACCCGCCGCCGTCGCTGTTGCGGACGAAGCCGCCGTAATCGGCAGCAGCAGCGAAAAAGTCGCCGAAGCCGTCGCCCTCATCGTCGGCGAAAGCCACGCTGCGGACGAAACCGCCGGCAACCCCGCACCGCAAAACGGTACAAGCGCAGCAGCGCCCGCCGCCGCATCGGAAATCCCCGCCGCGCCGCAAGGCATGGTGCTGGTGCAGACCGACGCCGCCGCACTGGCCGCAGCCGCAGCCGCCCAAACACCGGCCGCACCGCAGGGCAAACGCCGCGCCGACCTGCCCCGCCCCGCCGCAGCCGCCCCGGCCGCAGCCGAACTGACACAGGTCGAAACCTGCGCCGAATAAGCGCGGCGCAATCCGGACAGCGGCAGCCGTTTTCAGACGGCCTGCCGCTGTTTTGCCAAAAGCCCGCCGCACAGACAAAGACAAAACCCGTTTTCCGCCGTGCAGCCGCACCCGTTTCAACTCCGTTGAAACCGCGCTTTCAGAAACATCATTCCCGCAGCGGCAGGCACAGGCCGTCTGAAACCCACTTTTCCACCC is a window encoding:
- a CDS encoding NCS2 family permease; protein product: MDKPANSLLERLFGLSAHNTGVRTEIMAGITTFLTMCYIVIVNPLTLSQAGMDFGAVFVATCISAAIGCFVMGLAANYPIALAPGMGLNAYFTYAVVKGMGVPWQVALAAVFVSGIIFLLFSFFKLREMLVNALPMSLKMAIAAGIGLFLALIALKNAGVIVSSDATLVKMSDVYILGENGGKSPNWPVLLAMLGFFLIIFLDYFRVRGAIIIGILAVTLLGIALGQAEFKGIVSAIPSIQPTLLQMDFNGLFHGSMVAVIFVFFLVDLFDSTGTLIGTTHRAGLLVDGKLPRLKRALLADSTAIVAGAAMGTSSVTPYVESAAGVAAGGRTGLTAVTVGVLMLACLWFSPLAQTVPAFATAPALLYIGIHMLRSVLEIDWEDMTEAAPAFVTIVFMPFTYSIADGIAMGFISYAAIKLLCGRAKDVPPMVWLVAVLWAAKFWFLGV
- a CDS encoding RluA family pseudouridine synthase, coding for MQPISKNSVSRAAVGENEAGQRLDNYLIKILKGVPKSHIHRIIRAGEVRLNKKRCKPDSRIAAGDIVRIPPVRTAEKERPSEKGQDAPAREFDTVYEDDALLVIDKPAGVAVHGGSGVSFGVIEQLRRARPEARYLELVHRLDKDTSGLLMIAKKRSALVKLHEAIRSNHPKKTYFALGVGGLANDRFHVKLPLLKYTGAQGEKMVRVSEEGQSAHTVFRVLNRFSDGLLHQVGLSRLTLVEATLKTGRTHQIRVHMQSQGCPIAGDERYGDYQANRRLQKLGLKRMFLHASELHIDHPLTGEKLVLKAPLPQDLAQFVTMLEHGCRK
- a CDS encoding Rne/Rng family ribonuclease — its product is MKRMLFNATQAEELRVAIVDGQNLLDLDIETLGKEQRKGNIYKGVITRIEPSLEACFVDYGTDRHGFLPFKEVSRSYFQDYEGGKARIQDVLKEGMQVIVQVEKDERGNKGAALTTFISLAGRYLVLMPNNPRGGGVSRRIEGEERQELKDAMAELNVPRGMSLIARTAGIGRSVEELQWDFDYLLKLWHAIEEAGNAHQEPYLLFMESSLLIRAIRDYFRPDIGEILVDNAEVHAEISEFMSYVMPANTGRLKLYQDHTPLFSRFQIEHQIESAFSRSVSLPSGGAIVIDHTEALVSIDVNSARATRGADIEDTAFKTNMEAAEEVARQMRLRDLGGLVVIDFIDMENPKHQRDVENTLRDALKKDRARVQMGKLSRFGLLELSRQRLKPALGESSHTACPRCAGTGVIRGIESTALHVLRIIQEEAMKDNTGEVHAQVPVDVATFLLNEKRAELFAMEERLDVSVMLIPNIRLENPHYEISRIRTDDIEEDGEPSYKQVSVPKADENAKPFGGERVKAARPEPAVKGVKHTQPAPVAAEEPSSWWDKFKSWFKGLFGDTPAAEPQPQERKRTSGSRRPQNRRRSGNRSQTARSAQAKAQDEGETDGETGDSGSDKADKNGRSGKRGSGANSRNADNRRSESAPAETESETPRGENAAAGEKRDSRKRGKRGGEAESVTENAPAALMQAQDERPSENAAAPQDNAADSGQNGNASAQSDNRRNPRGRNQERGSRNRNGQNGSRRNEKKRNIPSAAKIEQYLMIDEAAGRVLDAVAHVFGETRPAAPLPQNSSDKPLVITIPAPQDDAPAAVAVADEAAVIGSSSEKVAEAVALIVGESHAADETAGNPAPQNGTSAAAPAAASEIPAAPQGMVLVQTDAAALAAAAAAQTPAAPQGKRRADLPRPAAAAPAAAELTQVETCAE